Proteins co-encoded in one Malus domestica chromosome 09, GDT2T_hap1 genomic window:
- the LOC139187851 gene encoding uncharacterized protein, whose product MADLPEPSQREPERVYSDQMVFRRPSLALANHVKLIYVIAHLEGVPIKRMLIDGGATVNVLPLNQIKRRCKSKENLIPTDLKVSSFSGAITKTHGILPLKVGLRSKQIMLAFFVVDSSSTYGALLGRDWIHESLSVPSTLQQ is encoded by the coding sequence ATGGCAGACTTGCCCGAACCTTCGCAAAGGGAGCCCGAAAGGGTGTATTCTGACCAAATGGTGTTCAGGAGACCGAGCCTAGCCTTGGCTAACCATGTTAAGCTCATATATGTGATAGCTCATCTGGAGGGAGTGCCCATCAAGAGGATGTTGATAGATGGTGGAGCAACGGTCAATGTGCTCCCACTTAATCAGATAAAGAGGCGGTGTAAAAGTAAGGAAAATCTTATTCCCACTGATCTAAAAGTTTCTAGTTTTTCTGGAGCCATCACCAAAACACATGGAATATTGCCCTTGAAGGTTGGATTAAGGTCCAAGCAAATCATGTTGGCTTTTTTTGTGGTAGATAGCAGCTCTACTTATGGAGCATTACTAGGCAGAGATTGGATTCACGAAAGTCTGTCTGTACCATCCACTTTGCAGCAGTAA